In Arachis stenosperma cultivar V10309 chromosome 1, arast.V10309.gnm1.PFL2, whole genome shotgun sequence, one DNA window encodes the following:
- the LOC130944916 gene encoding non-specific lipid-transfer protein 1-like codes for MAKLALVATIMACMVIVGSHGQATLSCDQVTVWLLPCVTYAVLGGNVSQLCCQGIYSLNKGYKNGDDRRSACQCIKDRAALIPGIDYTRVNQIAGLCGTKCPYKVYPTTNCSKVQ; via the exons ATGGCTAAGTTGGCATTAGTAGCTACAATTATGGCTTGCATGGTGATAGTTGGTTCTCATGGTCAAGCAACATTGAGTTGTGACCAAGTGACAGTATGGCTACTTCCATGCGTAACCTATGCAGTTTTGGGAGGGAATGTGTCACAATTGTGCTGCCAAGGTATATATTCTCTTAATAAAGGATATAAGAATGGAGATGATAGAAGATCTGCATGCCAATGCATTAAGGATAGGGCTGCCCTTATTCCTGGGATTGATTATACACGTGTTAATCAAATTGCTGGCTTATGTGGCACTAAATGTCCCTACAAAGTTTACCCAACTACTAACTGCTCCAA GGTGCAGTAA